The Streptomyces achromogenes DNA segment TGCGGCGACCGCTCTCTCGGCCCGCGTCGGCTCGTTGTCTCCTCGCGTCGGCTCGTCCTCGGCACACATCGGCCCGTTGCGGGCCCGCGTCGGCCGATGGTTCCTTGAACCGCCCTTCGCCTGATTTGTCCGGTCAGACCTTTTCAGGGCCTCCGCGTCGTCTCCATGTGTCTTCACACGCTGAGCGGAGTGTGACGTTGCTCCTTCGTTAAGTGGTTCTGCTTGACGACGGCGGTCGCCGCCGCGTTGGCTTCTCAGATACCCGGGTCACCAATGCCGCACCCCGGTCCGCAACGCCCCGAACGCACATGAAGTGAGCACCCGAAATGCGTCGTATCGCCATAGCCGTCGTCGCCTCCGCGATGTCCCTCTCCCTCGCCGGGTGCGGGATGCTGGGGGCCTCGGAGAAGACCGGCGGCGCGACACCGACCCGGAGCAACGCGATCACGGTGGGCGTGCTGATGCCGGAGGAGACGAACACCCGTTACGCGGAGTTCGACTACCCGATCATCAAGAAGAAGGTCGCGGCGCTCACGGAGAACCAGGGCCGGACCGACTACGCCAACGCCGCCTCGGACGAGAAGACCCAGGACCGGCAGATGCAGAAGATGATCGACGACAAGGTCGACATCATCCTGCTGGACGCCGTCGACGCGAAGGCGATCGCGCCCATGGTGAAGAAGGCCAAGGAGGCGAACATCCCGGTCATCGCCTACGACCGCCTCGCCGAGGGCCCGATCGACGCGTACGTCTCCTTCGACAACGAGCTCGTCGGCGAGGTGCAGGGGCGCAGCCTCGTGGAGGCCATCCCGAACGCCAACGTCTCCGACAAGATCGTCATGGTGAACGGTTCGCCCGCGGACCCGAACGCCGGTCAGTTCAAGGCGGGCGCGCTCAGCGAGATCAACGGACGGGTCACGATCGCGAAGTCGTACGACACCGACAAGTGGAGCCCCGAGGTCGCCCAGTCCAACATGACCAAGGCGATCGCGGCCATCGGCAAGTCCGACATCGCCGGCGTCTACTCCGCCAACGACGCCATGGCCGGCGGCATCATCAAGGCCCTGGAGGCTGCGGGCGTCAAGGACACCGACCTGCCCCCGATCACCGGCCAGGACGCCGAACTGCCCGCCGTGCAGCGCATCATCACCGGTGAGCAGTTCATGAGCGTCTACAAGCCCTACCCGGCGATGGCCGAGGCCGCCGCGGAGGCCGCCGTCGCCAAGGTCCAGGGACGTGACCTCCAGTTCGAGGCGCTCACCCGCGACACGGTCGACAGCCCAACCGACAAGGCCATTCCGGCCAAGCTGGTCACGGTGGTCGCGCTGACGAAGAAGAACATCCAGCAGACCGTCATCGCCGACGGCATCTACAAGGCCTCCGACATCTGCACCGCCAAGTACAAGTCCGCCTGCGAGGCCCTCAACCTGATCTGAGGCATCGGCCGACGCCCGTCTCCAGCCGGCCGACGTCCGTCCCCCAGCCGGTGCGACGCCCGTCCCCCAGCCGATCGAGGCGGGCCCTCGCGAACACCCCGGAGAGCAAGACCCCGAAGAGAAGACCCCGGAGCGAAGACCACCGGCCCGGCGCCTACCGCGCCGGGCCGGTGTCCGTGTTCCCCCGTCATACCCCCGTCGTCGCCCCCCTCGGGCTGCCCGGCCGGACTCCCCCGTGGCCCGGCCGGGTCGGTTGCGTCTCCCCCGTGTGCGGAGCACCCGGGGGGAAGCGGAATCAACGATGCACCGGGACGGCCGTCCTGCACCACCGTCAGCTTGTTGCAACGCGAGGGGAGGAGGCGGGGAGAAAATCGCACAGACGGGTGGTTTTTCCAGCCTCGGGCCGGAGGAGCCGTGTTGCGGACCGGGTCCGGGCCGCGCATAGTTGCGCTCCGGAAGCGGCGTACGGCGGGGGTGGGATGCGCGATGGCCAGGCACGGGGCGCAGGAGCATCCACACGGTGCCGACCGGCTGTGCGAGGCCGGGGACCGCGTGTATTCCCGGGCCGTACGGCGCGGCCGGGTGGCGCGCACCGACTCCGAGGCGGTTCCCTGCCTCCTGGAGCTGGCCCTGCTGCATCCCGACCCCGACGACATGGACTGGCTGGTGCCGACCTCCCCGCAGGAGGTCATGACCCGTCTGCTGCGCGGAGTCTACGACGAGGTGAGCGCCAGTCAACGGCGGATGGGCTCGGCGGTCGCCGCCTTCGAGTGGTACGCCGGTCTGGGCGGTCCCGCACGCGGCACGAGCGCCGGCGAGGGTGCGGCGATCCGCGTCCTGGACGGTGACTCGCGCATCCAGGCCGCCCTCGACGCGGCGACCGAGGCGTGCACGACCGAGGTCCTCACCGTGCAGCCCGGCGGCATCCGGCGTGAGCACGAGCTGTCGGAGGGCCTGCACCGCGCGCTGGAGCTGCGCGGCCGCGGCGTGCGCATGCGGGACCTCTACAACCACGTCGCCCGGCACGGCCAGGGCCTGCTCAACTACCTGGAACTGATGGGCGACACGGTCGAGGCCCGCACCCTGGACGAGGTCATCGACCGGCTGATCCTCTTCGACCGGACGGTCGCCTTCATCCCCGCCAACACCGACCGCACCATGGCGCTGGAGCTGCGCCACCCGGCCCTGATCTCCTACCTGGTGACGGTCTTCGAGCGGCTCTGGCGGCTGGCCGTCCCGCTGACGGCTCCGCTCCCCGACACCCGCATCGAGGGCATCTCGCACCGCGAGCAGTCCATCGCCGCGCTGCTGGCGGAGGGCCACCAGGACGCGGTGATCGCCGAGCGGCTGGGCATCAGCGTCCGCACCTGCCGGGCCCACATCGCCCGCCTCTCGGAGACGCTGGGCGCGGCGAGCCGGACCCAACTGGGCGTGCGCATCGCCCAGGTGGGCCTCGACCGCCCGTCGGGAGTGGGCGAAGGGGCACCGGGGCGGAGCGGCTCGGGCGGGGCGACGGAGAGCGCGAGCGTGCCGCAGGGGGCCACGGACACGGGCGTGCCGGATGGGGCGGCGGACGTGGGTGTGCCGGATGGGGCGTCGGGGCGGGATGCGTCCGTCGGCGTTCCCGGGCCGGGATCCGGCCCTTCCCCGGCCCCCGCCCCGTCGTCGGCCCCGGCTCAGGCCTCCTCTCCGGCGGCTGCTCCCGCAGGCTCCCCGGCCCCGTCGTCGGCCACTGCTCCTGCCGGCTCCCCGGCTCCCTCCACGGCCGGCGCTCCGGCTACCGCTCCGGTTCCTCCTCCGGCTCGGGCCCCTGCGCCCGGCTCCGGCGCTGGTCCCGGTCGAGGATCCCCGACTGCCCGATGAGATAGCCGAGTTGGGCGCGGCTCTCGCTGCCGAGGGTGGCGGCGAGCTTGGCGATGTGGACGCGCGCGGTGCGGATGTTCATGCCGAGGCGGTCGGCGATGACGGCGTCGGTGTGACCCTCGACGAGAAGGGCCGCTATGGCCTGCTGCCGGGGCGTGACACCGCCCCGGGACAGCCGGTGGACCGCCTGCGGATACATCGGGAGAGCCAGCCGCCAGAGCCGGTCGAAGGTGGTGGTGAAGTAGGTGAGGAGGGCTGGGTGGCGGACTTCGAGGGCCAGTCGGCCGTCCTCGCCGGCGGGGATGAAGGCGACGGTGCCGTCGATGACGATGAGGCGGTCGGTGACCTCGTCGAGGGTGCGGGCCTCCGCGTC contains these protein-coding regions:
- a CDS encoding sugar ABC transporter substrate-binding protein, which translates into the protein MRRIAIAVVASAMSLSLAGCGMLGASEKTGGATPTRSNAITVGVLMPEETNTRYAEFDYPIIKKKVAALTENQGRTDYANAASDEKTQDRQMQKMIDDKVDIILLDAVDAKAIAPMVKKAKEANIPVIAYDRLAEGPIDAYVSFDNELVGEVQGRSLVEAIPNANVSDKIVMVNGSPADPNAGQFKAGALSEINGRVTIAKSYDTDKWSPEVAQSNMTKAIAAIGKSDIAGVYSANDAMAGGIIKALEAAGVKDTDLPPITGQDAELPAVQRIITGEQFMSVYKPYPAMAEAAAEAAVAKVQGRDLQFEALTRDTVDSPTDKAIPAKLVTVVALTKKNIQQTVIADGIYKASDICTAKYKSACEALNLI